From a single Brassica rapa cultivar Chiifu-401-42 chromosome A01, CAAS_Brap_v3.01, whole genome shotgun sequence genomic region:
- the LOC103838762 gene encoding non-specific lipid-transfer protein 2-like → MHKSKTTNTRTHFHKLSLKPNIRRRRRRNMEMIKAKWVSIVALAAIFLVVILVPAAEAVTCSPMQLSPCASAITSSSQPSALCCAKLKEQKPCLCGYMRNRSLRRFVSSPNARKVSNRCKLPIPRC, encoded by the coding sequence ATGCACAAATCAAAAACCACAAACACCAGAACACACTTCCATAAACTCTCGCTGAAACCaaacataagaagaagaagaagaagaaacatggAAATGATCAAGGCCAAATGGGTTTCCATTGTCGCCCTCGCGGCTATTTTCCTAGTAGTGATCCTAGTACCGGCGGCAGAAGCGGTGACGTGCTCGCCAATGCAGCTAAGCCCATGTGCATCGGCAATAACGTCGTCTTCTCAACCTTCAGCGTTGTGCTGCGCGAAGCTGAAGGAGCAGAAGCCATGCCTCTGTGGGTACATGAGAAACCGTAGCCTCCGTCGCTTTGTCAGCTCTCCCAACGCTCGTAAAGTCTCTAACCGCTGCAAGCTTCCCATCCCAAGGTgttga
- the LOC103838771 gene encoding F-box protein At1g11270-like, producing MKKRKQSLAENLDTSLWKLLPHDVVEVILECVPVKPLLRFRSVSKKWILTIDSPGFKERQLIHRRQLRGPDVLIMRLSYDRPVGRKGRGRKVVLSAASASRRRIGWNVSYTCGMFCAGSCDGLVCVYCLYVDSIVGNPATGWHRSFPLSNYQGLLIQRFKREGSDFPWPSLGFGRDKLSGTFKPVWLYNSSGFVLGGADKAVVTYCEVFDFSTNAWRYVVPASPYPINAYHKPVHLDGSLYWLTESEPPLLLSFDLHTETFQVICKAPFADPRHITMCVLHNRLCLSEQKDLTQVIWSFDSSDKTWNTLCSFDLNPTGDFAAPLLPIAILDKGQLLLQGRASMDPLVIHDLHYRSYDLLCTPKSPSGSVYYFESLFSA from the exons atgaagaagaggaagcaatCATTGGCCGAG AACCTAGACACAAGCTTGTGGAAATTGCTACCCCACGATGTGGTAGAGGTGATCCTGGAGTGTGTGCCCGTGAAGCCTCTGTTGAGATTCAGATCTGTATCGAAGAAGTGGATATTGACAATCGATTCCCCAGGTTTCAAGGAACGACAATTGATCCATCGCAGGCAATTACGTGGTCCCGATGTCCTCATCATGCGTCTCTCCTATGATCGACCTGTGGGACGCAAAGGTCGTGGTCGAAAAGTTGTGTTGAGTGCAGCATCAGCATCAAGAAGAAGAATAGGTTGGAACGTGAGTTACACGTGCGGCATGTTCTGCGCTGGTAGTTGTGACGGTCTAGTATGCGTCTACTGTCTCTACGTAGACAGTATCGTGGGCAATCCTGCCACTGGATGGCATCGGAGTTTTCCTCTTTCCAACTATCAAGGCCTCCTCATTCAGAGGTTCAAGAGAGAGGGTTCTGACTTCCCATGGCCTAGCCTTGGATTCGGTAGAGATAAGTTAAGTGGCACTTTCAAGCCTGTTTGGTTGTATAATTCATCCGGGTTTGTACTTGGAGGAGCAGACAAGGCTGTTGTTACCTATTGTGAAGTTTTCGATTTTAGCACCAACGCTTGGAGGTACGTTGTCCCCGCTTCTCCTTATCCCATCAATGCTTACCATAAACCCGTCCATTTAGATGGCTCGCTTTATTGGTTAACCGAGTCTGAACCACCCTTGCTACTATCTTTTGATCTTCACACCGAGACTTTCCAAGTCATCTGTAAAGCCCCTTTTGCCGACCCTCGCCACATCACCATGTGCGTCCTCCATAACCGCTTGTGCTTGTCTGAGCAAAAAGACCTCACCCAAGTAATATGGTCGTTCGATTCTTCCGACAagacatggaacacattgtgttCCTTTGATCTCAACCCAACTGGCGACTTCGCCGCCCCCCTGTTACCAATTGCAATTCTGGACAAAGGTCAGTTATTGCTTCAAGGTCGTGCTTCCATGGACCCACTGGTCATACATGATCTCCATTACAGATCTTATGATTTACTCTGCACACCTAAATCACCCTCTGGTTCTGTTTATTATTTCGAGAGTTTATTCTCTGCTTAA
- the LOC103838778 gene encoding beta-1,2-xylosyltransferase XYXT1-like — protein sequence MTEKDLLYDTILARSFSKNEQKRLGYGAFVASLLFVFTLCTVFKPYLSPLPTVELQLPVNAGLRMLRITETQKPQASRSSSNATYGDSANLTIPTDQINITSNATTPHKLISSENHELSVFKNTSLPKNHLDSFNSTTNTTISKEQVVTEGNKLEKTMKPICKKLARTKICEINGDVRVHGKSATIHAAITFAFSGNSTWHIKPYARKGDVAAMERVREWTVKLEQNANLSRCVRNHSVPAILFSLGGYSMNNFHDFTDIVIPLYTTARRFNGEVQFLVTNKNQPWINKFKGILKNLSNYELIYIDEEDETHCFSSVTAGLNRHREYYKELTIDPSDSEYSMSDFRKFLRDSYSLRNAAARPVTTRRNQRRRPRMLILARGRSRAFTNAGAIARAAKQIGFKVVVAEANADVASFAQTVNSCDVMLGVHGAGLTNMVFLPENAVVVQILPIGGFEWLAKTDFEEPSKGMNLRYLEYKIAAEESTLLRRYGRDHEVVRDPSAVGKRGWEMFQSVYLVQQNVSVDINRFRPVLVKAFELVQMQSV from the exons ATGACAGAGAAGGATCTTCTTTATGATACAATACTTGCTCGTAGCTTTAGCAAAAACGAGCAGAAGAGACTTGGCTATGGAGCTTTCGTTGCCTCTCTTCTCTTCGTCTTCACTCTTTGCACCGTCTTTAAACCTTATCTAAGCCCTTTGCCAACCG tgGAATTGCAATTACCAGTGAATGCTGGTCTTAGGATGCTGAGAATAACTGAAACGCAGAAACCTCAAGCGTCAAGGAGCAGCAGCAATGCAACATATGGAGATTCCGCGAATCTAACTATCCCTACGGATCAAATTAACATTACATCAAATGCAACCACTCCTCACAAACTAATCAGTTCTGAAAATCATGAGCTTAGTGTCTTCAAGAACACAAGCTTGCCCAAGAATCATCTTGATTCGTTTAACTCTACTACTAACACTACAATCTCCAAAGAACAAGTTGTTACAG AAGGAAATAAATTGGAGAAAACAATGAAACCTATTTGTAAGAAGCTAGCAAGAACGAAGATATGCGAAATAAACGGCGACGTAAGAGTCCACGGTAAATCCGCGACGATTCACGCAGCGATCACGTTTGCGTTTTCGGGGAATTCCACGTGGCATATTAAACCTTACGCGAGAAAAGGTGACGTGGCGGCGATGGAACGCGTGAGAGAATGGACGGTGAAACTGGAACAAAACGCTAATTTATCGCGTTGCGTTAGGAATCACAGCGTTCCGGCGATACTTTTCTCTCTCGGAGGCTACTCGATGAACAACTTCCACGATTTCACCGACATCGTGATTCCTCTGTACACGACGGCGCGTAGATTCAACGGCGAAGTTCAGTTCCTCGTGACGAACAAGAATCAACCGTGGATCAACAAATTCAAAGGGATACTGAAGAATCTCTCGAACTACGAGCTCATTTACATcgacgaagaagatgaaacGCACTGTTTCAGTAGCGTCACCGCCGGTCTCAACCGCCACCGTGAGTATTACAAAGAGCTAACGATCGATCCTTCGGATTCCGAGTATTCGATGTCCGATTTCAGAAAATTCCTTAGAGACTCGTACTCGTTGCGCAACGCCGCCGCGAGGCCCGTGACTACGAGGAGGAATCAGCGGCGGAGGCCGCGGATGCTGATTTTGGCGAGGGGGAGATCGCGAGCGTTCACGAACGCCGGCGCGATCGCCAGAGCGGCGAAGCAAATCGGATTCAAAGTCGTGGTGGCGGAAGCGAACGCAGACGTGGCGAGTTTCGCCCAAACCGTTAATTCGTGCGACGTTATGCTCGGCGTTCACGGCGCGGGGCTCACGAACATGGTGTTCTTGCCGGAGAACGCCGTCGTGGTTCAGATTCTTCCGATCGGGGGATTCGAGTGGCTCGCGAAGACGGATTTCGAGGAGCCTTCGAAGGGGATGAATCTGAGGTATTTAGAGTACAAGATCGCGGCGGAGGAGAGCACGCTTTTGCGGCGGTACGGACGCGATCACGAGGTCGTGAGAGATCCATCGGCGGTTGGGAAACGCGGGTGGGAAATGTTCCAGTCGGTTTATTTGGTACAGCAGAACGTGAGTGTAGATATTAACCGGTTCAGACCGGTTCTTGTCAAGGCTTTTGAGCTAGTGCAGATGCAGTCCGtgtaa
- the LOC108872295 gene encoding defensin-like protein 229 isoform X2 translates to MKKFSTLFMVYCVLSFFLLVYVKEVKTLEIKAKVCTKAHVFEQNCGWDGNKTCIKGFNKILEYPFHCECDIYDAAESRRICT, encoded by the exons ATGAAGAAGTTTTCTACTTTGTTCATGGTTTATTGTGTTCTCTCTTTCTTCCTTCTCGTCTACGTGAAAG AGGTGAAAACTCTGGAGATAAAGGCGAAAGTGTGCACAAAGGCACACGTTTTCGAACAGAATTGTGGGTGGGATGGAAACAAGACTTGCATAAAAGGATTCAATAAAATTCTTGAGTACCCTTTTCATTGCGAGTGTGACATTTATGATGCAGCCGAAAGCAGACGTATTTGCACAT AA
- the LOC108872295 gene encoding defensin-like protein 229 isoform X1 produces MKKFSTLFMVYCVLSFFLLVYVKEVKTLEIKAKVCTKAHVFEQNCGWDGNKTCIKGFNKILEYPFHCECDIYDAAESRRICTCKFPSTLLIFIDFIT; encoded by the exons ATGAAGAAGTTTTCTACTTTGTTCATGGTTTATTGTGTTCTCTCTTTCTTCCTTCTCGTCTACGTGAAAG AGGTGAAAACTCTGGAGATAAAGGCGAAAGTGTGCACAAAGGCACACGTTTTCGAACAGAATTGTGGGTGGGATGGAAACAAGACTTGCATAAAAGGATTCAATAAAATTCTTGAGTACCCTTTTCATTGCGAGTGTGACATTTATGATGCAGCCGAAAGCAGACGTATTTGCACATGTAAATTTCCAAGTACCTTGCTAATATTCATCGATTTTATAACCTAA
- the LOC103838786 gene encoding pre-mRNA-splicing factor SPF27 homolog: MATNNGDVLMLEAAPEASKPWASAANAEVIDALPYIDDDYGNPLIKAEVDRLVEEEMRRSSRKPADFLKELPPLPKFDFENCPVLGKEYERVRAGKPPVRIDFESRYKVELPPASKKNDDAAWKQYLQKNQRSLQQKMIELENLEMMSKQGPELWRQNNHRLEVFLTRMQKLAQEQNEEIEKVNRERKYHQQTTAYELNALSQEWRQLCVKNMEIQSACVVLETKIDAFKKEAAERGWNLEEKLESVKPLQPQ; this comes from the exons ATGGCGACGAACAATGGAGACGTCTTGATGCTAGAGGCAGCGCCGGAAGCTTCAAAGCCGTGGGCGAGCGCGGCGAACGCAGAAGTCATCGACGCGCTTCCTTATATCGACGACGACTATGGCAATCCACTGATTAAGGCGGAGGTCGACCGCTTGGTGGAGGAAGAGATGCGTCGGAGCTCAAGGAAGCCTGCTGACTTTCTCAAGGAGTTGCCTCCTCTTCCCAAGTTCGATTTCGAG AACTGCCCCGTTCTTGGCAAAGAGTATGAGCGTGTTCGAGCTGGGAAGCCTCCAGTGCGGATAGATTTTGAGTCCCGGTACAAGGTTGAACTGCCGCCTGCGAGTAAGAAAAACGATGATGCTGCCTGGAAGCAGTATCTTCAGAAGAATCAACGGTCATTGCAACAGAAGATGATCGA GCTTGAGAATTTGGAAATGATGTCTAAGCAAGGCCCCGAGCTTTGGAGGCAGAACAACCATCGGCTTGAAGTATTCTTGACCAG AATGCAAAAACTAGCTCAGGAGCAGAACGAAGAAATTGAAAAAGTAAATCGTGAAAGGAAGTATCATCAG CAAACCACTGCGTACGAGCTCAATGCTCTATCTCAAGAATGGAGGCAGCTCTGTGTGAAGAATATGGAGATTCAATCTGCTTGTGTCGTGCTAGAGACAAAAATCGATGCGTTCAAAAAGGAAGCTGCTGAAAG AGGATGGAACTTAGAAGAGAAACTAGAGAGTGTCAAGCCGCTTCAACCGCAGTGA
- the LOC103838793 gene encoding peroxisome biogenesis protein 3-1 isoform X1 yields the protein MDLFRDFWRKHRKKILVTTTCLGSGLLIYKLYNAHTRNLADLERELANERHNDELIKAQMKAHFETIQMIADTTTLPHALHHLSSRIVEEINVSSVMEKLSRGKGTLVPSEKLHLWSELKILSFTRMVVTLWSVTMLSLYIRVQVNILGRHLYIDTARGLASSHLLEELDLIDREDEQKFLTSADYLATNSMPSLISHVKSAVKEVLKGKQLKDVLTTRTLEETVIRILGLFMSTGSPHHWIDYLMMPQDTTTDVSSSDATVTKFHLLITETREVLTSNEFTDVVEIALKSCTVALVEEMETQPGLATGIQLAKLLPQIEKTVPEISAVPDKNRFLQLIRDLPQVHLFFTLLYSKPL from the exons ATGGATTTATTCAG GGATTTCTGGAGGAAACATAGAAAGAAGATATTGGTGACGACGACTTGTTTGGGAAGTGGGCTATTGATTTACAAGCTATACAATGCTCATACTCGTAACCTCGCTGACTTGGAACGTGAGCTTGCCAACGAGCGTCACAATGATGAGCTCATCAAAGCCCA AATGAAGGCTCATTTCGAGACCATTCAGatgattgctgacaccactacatTGCCTCACGCGCTGCATCACTTGAGCAGCCGCATTGTTGAGGAGATCAATGTCTCTAGTGTGATGGAGAAGCTAAGCAGAGGGAAAGGAACCTTGGTTCCTTCTGAGAAGCTTCATCTTTGGAGTGAGCTCAAAATTTTGA GTTTCACGAGGATGGTTGTGACTCTCTGGTCAGTCACTATGCTTAGTTTGTACATTAGGGTTCAAGTCAACATTTTGGGCAGACACTTATACATCGACACTGCTAGAGGTCTTGCCAGCTCCCATTTACTT GAAGAGTTAGATCTCATAGACAGAGAGGACGAACAAAAGTTTTTGACAAGTGCTGATTATCTTGCAACCAATAGCATGCCCAGTTTGATTTCCCATGTGAAGAGTGCAGTGAAAGAAGTGCTTAAAGG AAAGCAGTTAAAGGATGTGTTAACCACAAGAACTCTTGAAGAAACTGTGATCCGGATTCTTGGTCTGTTTATGAGCACTGGAAGTCCACATCACTGGATTGATTATTTAATGATGCCCCAAGACACCACCACTGATGTTTCCTCTTCAGATGCAACTGTCACCAAGTTTCATCTACTCATTACCGAGACACGGGAAGTACTCACAAG CAATGAGTTTACAGATGTAGTAGAGATCGCACTCAAATCTTGTACCGTAGCGTTAGTAGAGGAGATGGAAACACAGCCCGGTTTGGCCACAGGGATACAATTGGCGAAGCTCTTACCACAGATTGAGAAGACTGTGCCGGAGATTTCAGCTGTACCGGACAAGAACCGGTTCCTGCAACTCATCCGAGATTTGCCTCAAGTTCATCTCTTTTTTACACTTCTATACTCAAAGCCTCTATAA
- the LOC103838793 gene encoding peroxisome biogenesis protein 3-1 isoform X2 produces MDLFRDFWRKHRKKILVTTTCLGSGLLIYKLYNAHTRNLADLERELANERHNDELIKAQMKAHFETIQMIADTTTLPHALHHLSSRIVEEINVSSVMEKLSRGKGTLVPSEKLHLWSFTRMVVTLWSVTMLSLYIRVQVNILGRHLYIDTARGLASSHLLEELDLIDREDEQKFLTSADYLATNSMPSLISHVKSAVKEVLKGKQLKDVLTTRTLEETVIRILGLFMSTGSPHHWIDYLMMPQDTTTDVSSSDATVTKFHLLITETREVLTSNEFTDVVEIALKSCTVALVEEMETQPGLATGIQLAKLLPQIEKTVPEISAVPDKNRFLQLIRDLPQVHLFFTLLYSKPL; encoded by the exons ATGGATTTATTCAG GGATTTCTGGAGGAAACATAGAAAGAAGATATTGGTGACGACGACTTGTTTGGGAAGTGGGCTATTGATTTACAAGCTATACAATGCTCATACTCGTAACCTCGCTGACTTGGAACGTGAGCTTGCCAACGAGCGTCACAATGATGAGCTCATCAAAGCCCA AATGAAGGCTCATTTCGAGACCATTCAGatgattgctgacaccactacatTGCCTCACGCGCTGCATCACTTGAGCAGCCGCATTGTTGAGGAGATCAATGTCTCTAGTGTGATGGAGAAGCTAAGCAGAGGGAAAGGAACCTTGGTTCCTTCTGAGAAGCTTCATCTTTGGA GTTTCACGAGGATGGTTGTGACTCTCTGGTCAGTCACTATGCTTAGTTTGTACATTAGGGTTCAAGTCAACATTTTGGGCAGACACTTATACATCGACACTGCTAGAGGTCTTGCCAGCTCCCATTTACTT GAAGAGTTAGATCTCATAGACAGAGAGGACGAACAAAAGTTTTTGACAAGTGCTGATTATCTTGCAACCAATAGCATGCCCAGTTTGATTTCCCATGTGAAGAGTGCAGTGAAAGAAGTGCTTAAAGG AAAGCAGTTAAAGGATGTGTTAACCACAAGAACTCTTGAAGAAACTGTGATCCGGATTCTTGGTCTGTTTATGAGCACTGGAAGTCCACATCACTGGATTGATTATTTAATGATGCCCCAAGACACCACCACTGATGTTTCCTCTTCAGATGCAACTGTCACCAAGTTTCATCTACTCATTACCGAGACACGGGAAGTACTCACAAG CAATGAGTTTACAGATGTAGTAGAGATCGCACTCAAATCTTGTACCGTAGCGTTAGTAGAGGAGATGGAAACACAGCCCGGTTTGGCCACAGGGATACAATTGGCGAAGCTCTTACCACAGATTGAGAAGACTGTGCCGGAGATTTCAGCTGTACCGGACAAGAACCGGTTCCTGCAACTCATCCGAGATTTGCCTCAAGTTCATCTCTTTTTTACACTTCTATACTCAAAGCCTCTATAA